The Verrucomicrobiia bacterium genome includes a window with the following:
- the waaF gene encoding lipopolysaccharide heptosyltransferase II, giving the protein MSRAIPEKILVRGVNWLGDAVMTTPALLRLREALPRSHITLLTHAKLGGLWQGHPALDAVETFSTEENSWRVGRRLRDGNFDLAIVLPNSPRSALDVWWAGIPRRIGYAQPWRNLLLTETIPLRPDMVEMHKRTEPEIRELIQRGTIEPPPPASAHQMFHYLHLVATLGGKPEPLPPKLVVAENAVEQFAKKFGLEAAPGQIWLGMNPTAEYGPAKRWPEERFTEAAIEVRRRTNCRWLIFGLGSDAEMCGRIAENISRATGEGAAMNLAGKTNLAELCAAAKFCRVMLTNDSGPMHLAAALGTPVVVPFGSTSPELTGPGLPGDSHNQILRVPVPCSPCFLRECPIDFRCMKNITTEMVVSSVLKLL; this is encoded by the coding sequence ATGTCGCGCGCGATTCCCGAAAAAATTCTCGTGCGCGGCGTCAACTGGCTCGGCGATGCGGTGATGACGACGCCGGCGCTGCTGCGGTTGCGCGAGGCTTTGCCCCGGTCGCATATCACGCTGCTCACTCATGCCAAGCTGGGCGGTCTTTGGCAGGGGCATCCGGCGCTGGATGCGGTGGAAACTTTTTCGACAGAGGAAAATTCGTGGCGGGTTGGCCGGCGTTTGCGCGACGGAAATTTTGATCTCGCCATTGTGCTGCCCAATTCGCCACGCTCGGCGCTGGATGTTTGGTGGGCCGGGATTCCGCGCCGGATTGGTTACGCACAACCGTGGCGCAATCTGTTGCTGACCGAAACGATTCCGTTGCGGCCGGACATGGTTGAAATGCACAAGCGGACCGAGCCGGAGATTCGCGAACTCATCCAGCGCGGGACCATTGAGCCGCCGCCGCCAGCAAGCGCGCACCAGATGTTTCACTATTTGCATTTGGTCGCCACGCTCGGCGGCAAACCCGAACCGCTGCCGCCGAAGTTAGTGGTGGCCGAAAATGCGGTCGAACAATTCGCGAAAAAATTTGGGTTGGAGGCCGCGCCGGGACAAATATGGCTGGGGATGAATCCGACGGCGGAGTACGGCCCGGCGAAGCGCTGGCCGGAGGAACGCTTCACGGAAGCGGCGATTGAAGTGCGGCGCCGGACGAATTGCCGGTGGCTGATTTTCGGCCTGGGATCGGACGCGGAAATGTGCGGGCGAATCGCAGAAAATATTTCGCGCGCGACGGGCGAGGGCGCGGCCATGAATCTCGCGGGAAAAACGAATTTGGCGGAGTTGTGCGCGGCGGCAAAATTTTGCCGCGTGATGCTGACGAATGATTCCGGCCCGATGCATCTCGCCGCTGCGCTCGGTACGCCGGTCGTGGTTCCGTTCGGCAGCACGTCGCCGGAATTGACCGGCCCGGGATTGCCAGGTGATTCCCATAACCAGATTCTTCGCGTCCCGGTTCCCTGCTCGCCGTGTTTCCTGCGCGAGTGCCCGATTGATTTTCGCTGCATGAAAAATATCACGACCGAAATGGTGGTCTCGTCAGTTTTGAAATTGCTCTAG
- the lpxK gene encoding tetraacyldisaccharide 4'-kinase, protein MREYFRDWTENLETFFLEVIFEQRRGYRAAIVRSLLYFLSKIFQVLVKFRRFLYNVRILRDSTLGVQVIAIGNLTVGGTGKTPVVEKFARELQDEGRTVAILSRGYRSKPAPLSVRLKNKILFREDSTPPRVVSDGKSLLLDSETAGDEPFMLASNLKNVVVLVDKDRVKAGRYAIEKFGCDTLLLDDGFQYWKLRGRRHDIVLIDCQQPFGNERLLPRGTLREPPSHLARANTIFITKSDGQTEGLRKRIAEHNPTASIIECIHHPLYFEDVFTGQQHGLDLIRGRRVASLSGIAQPESFEESLAALAGSLVYSKRFADHHRFSQQEILNAINRGKKRQAELIITTQKDAVRFPKLDRRDLPIYFMRVEIKILNGADGFQDCVRKICFR, encoded by the coding sequence ATGCGCGAATACTTCCGTGACTGGACGGAAAATCTCGAAACCTTCTTCCTTGAGGTTATTTTTGAGCAACGCCGCGGCTACCGGGCCGCGATCGTGCGCTCGCTGCTGTACTTTTTGTCGAAGATTTTTCAAGTCCTGGTAAAATTTCGCCGGTTTCTTTACAATGTCCGCATCCTGCGCGATTCCACCCTCGGCGTGCAGGTCATCGCCATCGGCAATCTCACCGTCGGCGGCACGGGCAAGACACCCGTGGTCGAAAAATTCGCGCGCGAACTTCAGGACGAGGGCCGCACGGTCGCGATCCTTTCACGCGGGTATCGTTCCAAGCCCGCACCCCTGAGTGTGCGGCTCAAGAATAAAATTTTGTTCCGCGAGGACAGCACGCCGCCGAGGGTGGTTTCGGATGGCAAATCGCTTTTGCTCGATTCCGAAACGGCGGGTGACGAGCCGTTCATGCTGGCGTCCAATCTCAAAAATGTCGTCGTGCTTGTGGACAAGGACCGCGTGAAAGCGGGACGTTACGCGATTGAAAAATTCGGCTGCGATACGCTGTTGCTGGACGATGGGTTTCAATATTGGAAATTGCGCGGGCGGCGGCATGACATCGTTTTGATTGATTGCCAGCAGCCGTTTGGCAACGAGCGTTTGCTGCCGCGCGGGACGTTGCGTGAGCCGCCTTCGCACCTGGCGCGCGCGAATACGATTTTTATCACCAAGAGCGATGGGCAGACGGAGGGGTTGCGCAAACGCATCGCGGAGCATAATCCTACGGCGAGCATCATCGAGTGCATTCATCATCCGCTTTATTTTGAGGATGTCTTCACCGGGCAGCAGCACGGGCTGGATTTAATTAGGGGCCGGCGCGTGGCGTCGTTGAGCGGCATCGCGCAGCCGGAAAGTTTTGAGGAAAGTTTGGCGGCGCTGGCGGGCTCGCTGGTTTATTCGAAGCGGTTCGCCGACCATCATCGGTTTTCCCAGCAGGAAATTCTCAACGCCATCAATCGCGGAAAGAAACGCCAGGCCGAACTGATCATCACCACGCAAAAGGACGCGGTGCGGTTTCCAAAGCTCGACCGCCGCGACCTGCCGATTTATTTCATGCGCGTGGAAATCAAAATTCTTAACGGCGCCGACGGTTTCCAGGATTGCGTCCGCAAAATCTGTTTCCGCTGA
- a CDS encoding sterol desaturase family protein, translated as MHSFTFWMTIGFIAAVVFASFFEWALHKYFMHRPIGKFDYAFRAHALVHHQTFKADHTYHLINEKDKKTIPMAWWNGPVLIALGSLPFIAASWLVGTWAIIVGSVIATACYYGAYEYMHWCMHLPKKRDIERSGIYFRLNGHHLLHHRYMHKNFNVVLPLADLLLGTLLLRSKVHFKQAEGPAVPNVQPRVRKPHLPKFATIK; from the coding sequence ATGCATAGTTTTACCTTTTGGATGACAATCGGGTTCATTGCCGCCGTGGTTTTCGCTTCATTTTTTGAATGGGCGCTCCACAAATATTTCATGCACCGCCCAATCGGGAAATTTGATTACGCCTTCCGCGCGCACGCTCTCGTGCATCATCAGACTTTCAAGGCCGACCATACCTATCATTTGATCAATGAGAAGGATAAGAAAACCATTCCGATGGCCTGGTGGAACGGCCCGGTGTTGATCGCCTTGGGCAGCCTGCCGTTCATCGCGGCTTCGTGGCTGGTTGGAACGTGGGCGATCATCGTCGGTTCAGTCATCGCCACGGCGTGCTATTACGGCGCTTACGAATACATGCACTGGTGCATGCATCTGCCGAAGAAGCGCGACATTGAACGCTCCGGGATTTATTTCCGCCTCAATGGTCATCATCTGCTGCACCATCGCTACATGCACAAGAATTTCAACGTCGTTCTTCCCCTCGCCGATCTGCTCCTCGGCACCTTGCTCCTCCGCTCGAAAGTCCATTTCAAACAAGCCGAAGGCCCCGCCGTCCCGAACGTCCAGCCGCGCGTCCGCAAACCGCATCTGCCGAAGTTCGCGACGATCAAATAA
- a CDS encoding glycosyltransferase family 2 protein has protein sequence MPQPTDQSLPQLGVVIPTKNSRPYLPAHLKGLGEWLDLAAEVVVVDSFSTDGTLEYLREHLKHPRVTYATHPPGLYASWNHGIAQVRSEFVFIATTGDLITREGIQKLLRAADDLKCDVVISKPAFRDLNDQPLSDNWWPIDDIIAMLNVTAPQRLAKLEAVIFAVMQMKGAILGSSASNLYRTELMKRLPFPTEFGTTGDGAWGLQHAAEAVFGVVPGHFSSFLVHPAGGSDAEKKTYREAARANAVLKAAMELWRRNGAINDDEFARLHWPELMDELTSYLDAKSAFDHNRREGLPWILNPSAWKNRFARERATARLQKLRREILNSR, from the coding sequence ATGCCGCAACCGACCGACCAATCATTGCCTCAACTGGGCGTCGTCATTCCCACAAAAAACTCGCGTCCCTATTTGCCCGCGCATCTGAAAGGGCTGGGCGAATGGCTAGATCTCGCGGCGGAAGTGGTGGTGGTGGACAGTTTCTCGACGGACGGCACGCTCGAATATTTGCGCGAGCATCTTAAACATCCGCGAGTCACTTACGCGACGCATCCGCCGGGATTATATGCGTCATGGAACCACGGCATCGCGCAGGTGCGGTCCGAATTTGTTTTTATCGCAACGACTGGCGACCTAATCACGCGCGAAGGCATCCAAAAACTTTTGCGCGCGGCGGATGATTTGAAATGCGACGTGGTTATCAGCAAACCGGCGTTTCGCGATTTGAACGATCAACCGCTGTCGGATAACTGGTGGCCGATTGACGACATCATCGCCATGCTCAACGTCACCGCACCGCAACGGTTGGCGAAACTCGAAGCGGTGATTTTTGCGGTGATGCAGATGAAGGGCGCGATCCTCGGAAGCTCGGCCAGCAATTTATACCGCACGGAATTGATGAAGCGCCTGCCGTTTCCCACGGAGTTCGGCACCACGGGCGACGGTGCGTGGGGTTTGCAACACGCGGCGGAAGCGGTGTTCGGAGTTGTGCCGGGACATTTTTCATCATTTCTTGTGCATCCGGCGGGCGGTTCGGATGCGGAAAAGAAAACCTATCGCGAAGCGGCGCGCGCTAATGCCGTGTTGAAGGCAGCGATGGAATTGTGGCGTCGCAACGGCGCGATCAACGATGACGAATTCGCGCGGCTGCATTGGCCGGAATTGATGGATGAGTTGACTTCCTATCTGGATGCGAAGAGCGCGTTCGATCACAATCGGCGCGAAGGCTTGCCGTGGATACTCAATCCCAGCGCGTGGAAAAACCGGTTCGCTCGCGAGCGGGCCACGGCGCGTTTGCAAAAGTTGAGACGAGAAATATTGAATTCACGTTGA
- a CDS encoding sulfotransferase domain-containing protein: MIRAGKPAHFLKKFLPFQRPRVPKGFSYIHDTLPQDVFIVGYPKSGNTWFQNLVSGLVHGVNPRVGPPSLASDLVPDVHANEFYRRYSTPTYFKSHALPQPHYRRVVYLLRDGRDAMVSFLHYAEALEKRKLNFLEFVNNPIRHSSSKWHEHVEAWTQNPFDAQMIVIKYEDMLEQPVTELERFCEFIGLLRDRAALSAVAEGAQFSSLREKEASIGWGGQSAWPKDKFFFRRGVAGSHKDEMPPEVVAAFLSEAGKTLRLHGYEVEEPKAFVPSAVEPVMTEPQFVPAARVSA, translated from the coding sequence ATGATACGTGCTGGCAAACCGGCCCATTTTCTTAAGAAATTTCTCCCCTTTCAACGTCCCCGCGTCCCCAAAGGTTTTTCCTACATCCACGATACCCTCCCACAAGATGTTTTTATCGTGGGCTATCCCAAGTCGGGAAATACGTGGTTTCAAAACCTGGTATCAGGGCTGGTGCATGGTGTCAATCCGCGCGTCGGTCCGCCGTCGCTCGCCAGCGATCTCGTGCCCGACGTGCATGCCAATGAATTTTACCGCCGCTACTCCACGCCCACTTATTTCAAGTCTCACGCACTGCCGCAGCCGCATTATCGTCGCGTGGTTTATTTGTTGCGCGATGGCCGCGACGCGATGGTCTCATTTTTGCATTACGCCGAGGCGTTGGAAAAACGGAAATTGAATTTTCTTGAGTTCGTCAATAATCCCATCCGCCATTCTTCGTCGAAGTGGCATGAGCACGTCGAAGCGTGGACGCAAAATCCTTTCGACGCACAAATGATCGTGATCAAATACGAGGACATGCTCGAACAGCCGGTCACGGAGCTGGAGCGTTTTTGCGAATTTATTGGTTTGCTCCGGGATCGCGCGGCGTTGAGCGCCGTGGCTGAGGGCGCGCAATTCAGCAGTCTTCGTGAAAAGGAAGCGAGCATCGGCTGGGGCGGACAGAGTGCATGGCCCAAGGATAAATTTTTCTTCCGGCGCGGCGTGGCGGGGAGTCACAAAGATGAAATGCCGCCCGAAGTCGTCGCCGCATTTTTGAGTGAAGCCGGGAAAACTTTGCGGTTGCATGGTTACGAGGTGGAAGAGCCGAAGGCGTTTGTTCCCTCAGCGGTCGAGCCGGTCATGACCGAGCCGCAATTTGTTCCGGCGGCGCGGGTGTCGGCATAA
- a CDS encoding polysaccharide deacetylase family protein — MSSVKPGHYTSLKSFRKWFETGKPCLTYHKIGPRPAGVRIKGLYVSADLLKRQLEELAEAGFHTPAYGEMPASSNAAKAISLTFDDGFLNAFESALQPLAQHRFRAMLFLVADRLGQYNEWETLLGEVREPLMDAAQVRDWLAAGHEIGAHTLTHPFLTRVSSREAREEVFSSKKKLEDQFGVPVQHFCYPYGDWNDHVLDLVREAGYATSCTTDFGVNTTTTPPLELKRIMARHRSISIKAIKARLAS, encoded by the coding sequence GTGTCATCTGTTAAGCCCGGACATTATACTTCGCTGAAATCGTTCCGTAAATGGTTCGAGACCGGCAAACCTTGCCTCACGTACCACAAAATCGGTCCGCGCCCGGCCGGCGTGCGCATCAAGGGCCTCTACGTCAGTGCCGACCTTCTGAAACGCCAGCTTGAGGAACTCGCCGAAGCCGGTTTCCATACTCCCGCTTACGGCGAAATGCCCGCCAGTTCAAACGCCGCCAAAGCCATTTCGCTTACCTTTGACGACGGCTTTCTCAATGCCTTTGAAAGCGCCCTTCAACCGCTGGCGCAACATCGTTTTCGCGCCATGCTCTTTCTCGTGGCCGACCGCCTTGGCCAATATAATGAATGGGAAACTCTCCTCGGCGAAGTGCGCGAACCGTTGATGGATGCCGCCCAGGTGCGCGATTGGCTGGCCGCCGGTCACGAGATCGGTGCCCACACGCTGACGCATCCGTTTCTGACCCGCGTCAGTTCCCGCGAGGCCCGCGAGGAAGTTTTCTCCAGTAAGAAAAAGCTCGAAGATCAATTCGGCGTGCCCGTGCAGCATTTTTGCTATCCGTATGGCGATTGGAACGACCACGTGCTCGACTTGGTGCGCGAAGCCGGTTACGCCACGTCCTGCACCACGGACTTCGGGGTGAATACCACCACCACGCCGCCGCTGGAATTGAAACGCATCATGGCGCGGCATCGTTCCATCAGCATCAAGGCGATCAAGGCGCGCCTCGCGAGCTAG
- a CDS encoding DUF4254 domain-containing protein codes for MKPPLDIAEIVRQQAAWTVQWHDAATPPRTGAPWPAIEQNHRMNFDLWHEEDIARRDDLGSDRIREAKRVIDRCNQTRNDAVEQIDVWLLSQLPPANLASPQHSETPGMIIDRLSILSLKLYHMRIEAARETVSEEHRTKCRNKALILEEQTRDLEKSMADLLAAFGNGSRHFKLYRQFKMYNDASLNPQLYGTK; via the coding sequence TTGAAACCGCCCCTCGACATCGCCGAAATCGTCCGCCAGCAAGCCGCGTGGACGGTCCAATGGCATGACGCCGCCACCCCGCCGCGCACCGGCGCGCCCTGGCCCGCGATCGAACAGAATCACCGGATGAATTTCGATTTGTGGCACGAGGAAGACATTGCGCGCCGCGACGACCTCGGTTCCGACCGCATCCGCGAAGCCAAGCGCGTGATTGACCGTTGCAACCAAACCCGCAATGACGCCGTCGAACAAATAGACGTCTGGCTGCTCAGTCAGTTGCCGCCCGCCAACCTTGCCAGCCCGCAACATTCGGAAACGCCGGGCATGATCATTGACCGGTTGTCCATTCTTTCGCTGAAGCTCTACCACATGCGCATCGAAGCGGCGCGCGAGACGGTCAGCGAGGAACATCGAACCAAATGCCGCAACAAAGCGCTCATCCTCGAGGAGCAAACGCGCGACCTCGAAAAGTCCATGGCCGATTTGCTGGCGGCATTCGGTAATGGCTCGCGACATTTCAAGTTGTACCGCCAATTCAAGATGTATAACGACGCCTCGCTCAACCCGCAGCTTTACGGCACGAAATAA
- a CDS encoding glycosyltransferase family 9 protein: MPQVNRSARPRSVETFYADTRNARRIVVLEPGVLGDTVHLLPALWTLRENYPDAEIHATCSPVGEKILRLAGCCDRLWPLQQSHAQRTLSEQFKVLRALRRLRIDASFNFNDNDRNTIHAAIVSARHRVGQNRGNWHFWSRFCIPNWHFAPPEDRQLPMYEQQRRLLEACGMTLKPAKFNLTLPAEAHAWAAANVPAGAIHFAVNSSTHLREWPLDKWIELGRRLLADNPALEIVATGSPQARDAQRHEQLIAGVNNPRLKVLQASPIELAALFARCALQIGGDSGALHLALAMNTPTIALYREYPTMAEWAPRGPRARVLSVPCSCIMEKKAACDNAATARCMEHLPVETVFAAVKDLLKATS, encoded by the coding sequence ATGCCGCAAGTCAACCGGTCTGCCCGCCCGCGCTCCGTTGAGACTTTCTACGCGGACACGCGCAACGCCCGGCGGATCGTCGTCCTCGAACCCGGCGTTCTCGGCGATACCGTTCACTTGCTGCCCGCACTTTGGACCTTGCGCGAAAATTATCCCGATGCCGAGATTCACGCGACGTGCAGTCCTGTGGGCGAAAAGATTTTGCGCCTCGCCGGTTGTTGCGACCGCTTGTGGCCGCTTCAGCAATCCCACGCGCAACGCACCCTGAGCGAGCAATTCAAAGTGCTTCGCGCGTTGCGGCGTCTCCGCATTGACGCCTCTTTCAATTTCAACGACAACGACCGCAACACCATTCACGCCGCCATCGTAAGCGCGCGTCATCGCGTCGGGCAGAACCGCGGCAACTGGCATTTCTGGAGCCGTTTCTGCATCCCGAATTGGCACTTCGCACCCCCCGAAGATCGTCAACTACCGATGTACGAACAGCAGCGCCGCTTGCTCGAAGCGTGCGGAATGACTCTAAAGCCCGCGAAGTTCAACCTCACCCTGCCCGCCGAAGCGCATGCGTGGGCCGCTGCCAATGTGCCCGCCGGCGCGATTCATTTCGCCGTCAATTCCAGCACGCACTTGCGCGAGTGGCCTTTGGATAAATGGATTGAACTCGGCCGCCGTTTGCTGGCGGACAATCCCGCGCTTGAAATCGTCGCCACCGGCAGCCCGCAGGCGCGCGATGCCCAGCGCCATGAACAATTAATCGCGGGCGTCAACAATCCCCGTTTAAAAGTTTTGCAAGCTTCGCCGATTGAATTGGCCGCCTTGTTCGCGCGCTGCGCATTGCAGATTGGCGGCGATTCCGGCGCGCTGCATCTCGCACTCGCCATGAACACGCCGACCATTGCGCTTTATCGCGAATATCCCACGATGGCAGAATGGGCTCCGCGTGGGCCGCGCGCGCGCGTTCTCTCAGTTCCGTGTTCCTGTATCATGGAAAAAAAAGCCGCCTGTGATAACGCCGCCACCGCGCGCTGCATGGAACATCTGCCGGTCGAAACCGTCTTCGCCGCCGTGAAGGATTTGTTGAAAGCCACGTCGTAA
- a CDS encoding glycosyltransferase family 9 protein has protein sequence MPLRILMLKSQSAGIGDLLRGSAAWRALKDRFPGAELHLLFLTREPGYSSERFIARHHLLNSFCSLDKRTKGIAGWRKLFLAAKAYAETFHPDLIIDFEPKGARTSLLAFLLGRSLGATTVGINEVPLRGAFYDLVAVSNKTFATQRGLPEWFEYTNRDFVALSALGIERGHTAIELEETIEGREFREQFRRRHGLPENARLLGLNIGCGTPGAITRRPSLPLLSKLTAQLEKTYNLHLVVGLGSPAEAEVDREFVELHKLDSDAPVINLNGKTSLLELSGLIKTCDLFITGDTGPYHMAVGLRTPTLTVFNHEYSIAYHSHPWVKCVVAANLEDVPRLAHAADELLAAKPPQ, from the coding sequence ATGCCTTTGCGCATATTGATGTTGAAAAGCCAGAGCGCGGGCATCGGTGATTTATTGCGCGGCTCGGCCGCATGGCGCGCGCTCAAGGATCGTTTTCCCGGCGCGGAATTACATCTGCTGTTTCTGACGCGGGAGCCGGGTTACAGTTCAGAACGATTCATCGCGCGACACCATCTCTTGAACAGTTTTTGTTCGCTCGACAAACGCACCAAGGGCATCGCGGGCTGGCGCAAACTTTTTTTGGCCGCAAAAGCTTACGCCGAAACTTTTCATCCCGATCTCATCATAGATTTTGAGCCGAAAGGCGCGCGCACGTCGTTGCTGGCTTTTTTGCTTGGGCGAAGTCTCGGTGCGACGACGGTCGGCATCAATGAAGTCCCGTTGCGCGGCGCGTTTTACGATCTCGTCGCGGTCTCGAACAAAACCTTCGCGACCCAGCGCGGTTTGCCCGAATGGTTTGAATATACCAATCGTGATTTTGTCGCGCTGTCCGCGCTGGGAATCGAGCGCGGACACACCGCCATCGAACTCGAAGAAACCATCGAGGGCCGCGAATTTCGCGAACAGTTTCGCCGCCGCCACGGTTTGCCCGAGAATGCGCGTTTGCTCGGCCTGAACATTGGTTGTGGAACCCCCGGAGCCATCACACGCCGCCCTTCGCTGCCGCTGCTTTCAAAACTCACCGCGCAGCTTGAAAAAACTTATAACCTGCATTTGGTTGTGGGTCTCGGTTCGCCTGCCGAAGCCGAAGTGGACCGCGAATTCGTCGAGCTTCACAAACTGGATTCCGATGCGCCCGTGATCAATCTCAACGGCAAAACCAGCTTGCTCGAATTAAGCGGTCTTATCAAAACGTGCGACCTTTTCATTACGGGCGACACCGGCCCCTATCACATGGCGGTTGGCTTGCGCACGCCGACCCTGACCGTTTTTAATCACGAGTACTCCATCGCCTATCATTCGCATCCGTGGGTGAAGTGCGTGGTGGCCGCGAATCTCGAGGATGTTCCCCGGCTCGCGCACGCGGCGGATGAATTGCTCGCGGCAAAACCTCCGCAGTAA
- a CDS encoding ABC transporter ATP-binding protein — MVLFLKKLLHLCRPYRQRLVLGVMTGLIGGALEALLMLSIKLAIDVAFPGANTLSANTPTFTPGSILSVPAFVSELREPTNQVSQYLVAHFSPATRQKLSTFNTTNTPPLFAESLAGELNVTLLDPSLYNPQLFPSQILSPSARVLMAQKPDVNNLAKRNRVLLESAYPGVLATVKLPFLDKHPWAREELARLTSLLPDIHSNRTLSIAFVILVIPLMMLLRGAVSYLNVYFLQWVAVRAITDLRTKLFAHLMNLPLAFMNKLSTGELISRVMGDTVSVQNAISNSLVVIIKDPATLIGLIVLLLWQQPMLTLVSLIVFPVCLVPIVIYARKVRQSSRAIQNHYAELARIIHESFTGNRIIKAYNLESNVVAQFRDASGRFIGHYMRSVRAGEMPGPLIEFFGAIGIACLFYYILVIARQAIDVGSFVLFVGSVFSMYKPVKSLSRLYSQIEQANASSQRVFELLDTVSTLPEPSNPLSLKAVGAEIRFESVNFNYDAKPVLHDFSLIVKPGQMVALVGLSGSGKTTIANLLLRFYDPLSGAVRVGGVNIRDVTTRDLRSQIAVVTQETLLFDETIRRNIEMGRPGATEAEIIAAARHAHAHDFIMEKPQGYDTMIGEKGVNLSGGQKQRLAIARAIVKNAPILILDEATSALDTQAERGVQTALEELMVGRTTLCIAHRLSTIQNADVIVVLEQGRIVETGRHEELMKHDGVYRRLYELPSEG, encoded by the coding sequence ATGGTGCTGTTCCTCAAAAAGCTGTTGCATCTCTGCCGCCCGTATCGCCAGCGGCTGGTGCTCGGCGTAATGACGGGACTCATCGGCGGCGCGTTGGAAGCGCTGCTCATGCTCAGCATCAAGCTCGCCATAGACGTGGCCTTTCCCGGCGCGAACACGCTTTCCGCGAACACTCCCACGTTCACTCCCGGCAGCATCTTGAGCGTGCCCGCTTTTGTGAGTGAACTGCGCGAACCCACGAATCAGGTTTCGCAATATCTCGTGGCGCACTTTTCTCCGGCCACCCGGCAAAAACTTTCCACCTTCAACACCACCAACACGCCGCCGCTTTTCGCCGAATCGCTCGCCGGTGAACTCAACGTCACCCTCCTCGACCCGTCGCTTTACAATCCACAACTATTTCCCAGCCAAATTCTCAGTCCCAGCGCGCGCGTTCTAATGGCGCAAAAACCCGATGTCAATAATCTGGCCAAGCGCAATCGTGTGCTGCTCGAAAGCGCCTATCCCGGTGTGCTGGCGACGGTCAAGCTGCCCTTCCTCGACAAACATCCGTGGGCGCGCGAAGAGTTGGCGCGGCTGACGAGTTTGCTGCCGGACATCCACAGCAACCGCACCTTGAGCATCGCTTTTGTGATTCTCGTGATTCCCCTGATGATGCTGTTGCGCGGCGCGGTCTCGTACTTGAACGTCTATTTTCTGCAATGGGTCGCGGTGCGGGCCATCACGGACTTGCGCACGAAATTGTTCGCGCACCTGATGAACCTGCCGCTGGCGTTCATGAATAAATTAAGCACCGGCGAATTGATTTCGCGCGTCATGGGCGACACCGTTTCGGTGCAAAACGCCATCAGTAATTCGCTCGTGGTGATCATCAAGGACCCCGCCACTTTGATCGGCTTGATCGTGCTGCTGCTCTGGCAACAGCCGATGCTCACGCTGGTTTCCCTGATTGTGTTTCCCGTCTGTCTCGTGCCGATCGTCATTTACGCGCGCAAGGTCCGCCAATCAAGCCGCGCCATCCAAAATCATTACGCCGAACTCGCGCGCATCATCCACGAATCCTTCACCGGTAATCGCATCATCAAGGCTTACAATCTTGAAAGCAACGTGGTGGCGCAATTTCGCGATGCCTCCGGCCGTTTCATCGGCCATTACATGCGCTCGGTGCGCGCGGGTGAAATGCCCGGGCCGCTCATCGAATTTTTTGGCGCCATCGGCATCGCCTGTCTCTTCTACTACATCCTCGTCATCGCGCGGCAGGCGATTGATGTCGGCTCGTTCGTGCTGTTCGTCGGCAGCGTATTTTCCATGTATAAACCGGTCAAATCGTTGAGCCGTCTTTACAGTCAAATCGAACAGGCCAACGCCTCCAGCCAGCGCGTGTTTGAATTGCTCGACACAGTTTCCACATTGCCCGAACCGTCAAATCCCTTGTCATTAAAGGCCGTCGGTGCGGAAATTCGCTTTGAATCAGTCAATTTCAACTACGACGCCAAACCCGTTTTGCACGATTTTTCGCTCATAGTGAAACCCGGGCAGATGGTCGCGCTCGTTGGCCTGAGCGGCTCGGGAAAAACCACCATCGCGAATCTTCTCCTGCGCTTTTACGATCCTCTCAGCGGCGCGGTGCGCGTCGGCGGCGTGAATATTCGCGATGTCACAACCCGGGATTTGCGCAGCCAAATCGCGGTGGTGACTCAGGAGACTTTGTTGTTCGACGAAACCATCCGCCGAAATATCGAGATGGGCCGCCCGGGCGCAACCGAGGCGGAAATCATCGCCGCCGCCAGGCACGCCCACGCGCACGATTTCATCATGGAAAAACCCCAGGGCTACGACACGATGATCGGCGAAAAAGGCGTGAATCTTTCCGGCGGCCAAAAGCAGCGTCTCGCCATCGCGCGCGCGATTGTCAAAAACGCGCCGATTCTCATCCTCGACGAAGCCACCAGCGCGCTCGACACGCAGGCCGAACGCGGAGTGCAAACCGCTCTTGAAGAACTAATGGTGGGCCGCACCACCCTGTGCATCGCGCATCGGTTGTCCACGATTCAAAACGCGGATGTCATCGTCGTGTTGGAACAGGGCCGCATCGTGGAAACCGGCCGCCACGAAGAGTTGATGAAGCACGACGGCGTCTATCGGCGGCTATACGAATTGCCGTCCGAAGGCTGA